From Canis lupus baileyi chromosome X, mCanLup2.hap1, whole genome shotgun sequence:
AGTCCAAACACCATCTTGGAGGTGGGGATGCTCTCGACAAGATGGTCCACGGTGCTTCCTTCCTAGGAAACATGGTCTATCAAGAGATTCCCCAGCCCATGCACACGCCTTCTCCTGCACTGGAGCCCACCCTTCCTCACCAGTTGAATAAGAAAAGGCGCCATCTCCACAGGATGCCCACCCACCCCGCAAACATGTGCACCTTGGGCCAgtcctggtgacacaggccagCCATCATGCCACAGCACGTAACTCGTGCCTCTGCTACGCCACGACCTCAGAAGCCCCCGGAGGCCTCCCAACCAGGGACACTATCgttacacagtaggtgctcaaccaaACGCGACTACATGATTTGTTATGACAACTGACTTTATCGCTGGGAGGAGTTTCTGAGGCCACATTTGCCTTGGAATTCTTTGAACTTTATCAAGCATCTCTTGTGTGACACCTACTTCCAAATACTTCCAAATACAGGACCACGTCTAGTTTTCAAATGATTCTGTAATCTCAGCGGGGACGATTCGCTTTATGCATTTAATGGCCAGAGGCTACTACAGAGTAAGGTTCTGTGTCGGGGGAGAGAAGGTGATTCCTACCTGTTCTACGCGGACCAGTGATGACTCATTAGCGGGCCAGGTCCAAGAGGTAGACAGAAGAACATGAGGGGAAAACCAGGGGAAGGCGCTGTCATTCGGGAAAGTGCTAAGTCTGGAAACATTGCCAGCACCTGGGCAGCCAGTTCCCGAAGACCTCTGGGGCTCAGACAGAAGAACTCTAGGTTAACGAGCCCACAGACAAAATCCTGTTTGATTCTCATTATCACCTGCCTTCCTTAGCCCGGGTCTTGGAACCTTCGCCACCGCATCCTTCCTTTTGTCACCTGGGAGACACCACGCTGTCCTCACTCCTGATGTAGGAGTCAGAAAGCTGGCCACAggctgggcggggcggggacaGCATGGACTCGACATGGCTTCGCACCAGGGTTCTAGTCTCTGCCTCGTCACTTACCAGCCATGTGATCCTGGGAAAAGGACCAACCCTGAGAGCCTCGGGATTGTCACCTGTGAAGTACGTGGTTTggagccgccccgccccgctggACAGCAGGAATGTGTGTCGGGGATGGGAAGCACCTTGCACGGCGCCTGGCATATATTGGAACCTGGATGAACAGCAGCTATGTTGAATGCTATCCTGTCCTGACCCCGGGGCCTCCCACGCTCTCCTCTGGGATAGGTTTTGTTAGCCCGGCCAGAGTTAGAGTACCTGCAGCTCAACCTGACCTGGAACAGCTAATCGGCCAGAGAGGGTGCTTCAAATGAAACTCAATCCATTTTCTAAATCAGGGGCCGTATGTGGGCTATAGGAGGCTATGTGTGGAACTCGGGTGCGGGGAGTTGTCCCAGCTGGATACAACACAGAGGTGCGACAAGCCTACAGTTCGAGTCAAAGACtgactccttccctccctcccggcTGCTCTTGCACCCAAACACTGCTTTCCTTCAATTCTCCCCACCCAAACCTCAACTTTACTGACTTACAGCTGTCCTGATGGCACTCTAGAGAACcaaattaaaatgtctttttgatGCCGTGGGCTCTGACTTTCCGTGGTCAGGAACAAGAGAGTTAGTCGAGAGTCTTCTGGGCTCCTTCAAAGGAATATGGGACTGTATTTCCCCAGAAATCCTTGCACATGATGCATATAAAACACCTAGTTCagcaatgcctgggtggctcagcggtagagcgtcTCCCTTTGTTCCAGGttgtgaacctggagtcctgggatcgagtcctggatcaggctccctgcatggagcctgcttctccctctgcctgtgtctctgccatctctctctctctgtgtctctcatgaagaaataaacaaaatcttaaaaaaaaaaaccacctcgtCTGTGCACTGTGTTCCACTGCACCAGGACAAGAGTGTAGTGCTTCCTATCTACGTCAGTTAGAGATTCTTTTCTGGTTTAACCACTAATCATAAAGAAAGAATCAAACACCCTGCTAAGTTGAGTTTTGTATTCCTGGCTCCTCTTTCAATCCTAAGACACAGTGTGTGTGAATCTGGCTGCTGGCTCCCCTCAACTTCACTATAATTAACTCCTACAAAAGGAATCACAGTTTTGCACAATTCCAAACTTCCCAGGCTTGACACATCTACATTTGATTATTACCTGTACACCCCCCCCTTTGTCatcccttcttttatttcttatttaggaGTTAGAAATTATCTCACTATTGTCCTGATACGTTTGCTGCTCCTAGACTTTATAATTGTATGGaatgtggcgggggggggggtgtcttgtGTATGCTAGCATCCTCACCATTTACACCAGGCCTTCTAAACAGTCAGTACCTAATTAATGAATGGGGAATAAAATAACCCTGGAGCAGGGGtcttatttattaagatttaataTCTGAGACACTTTTGAATTAGTCAAGTATAtcctggtatatattttttaattgaagtatagttaacatacaatgttatattagtttcagttatataatcatagtgattcaacaattctatttttaactttaaaaattttttgtggaccctccatattgttttccagagtagaactaccctatgatctagcaactACATACTAGGTGTTtatcaaaagaacacaaaaataataattcaaagggataaaCGTACCTCAATGTTTATAAGagaattatctacaatagccaaattacagaaacagctcaaatgtccatcaactgatgaatgtataaagaacttgtggtgtatacacacagacacacagacacacacacacacacacaatcacacagaatatctcagccatcaaaaagaatgaaatcttgccatttgcaatgacatgggtggaactagagtgtattatgttaagtaaaatagtctgttagagaaagacaaataccatatgatttcactcaaatgtggaatctaagaaacaaaaattgataaaaggaaaaagggagagaaaggcaaaccaagaaatagacccTTAACTTTGGAGAACTAAAGGtttttggaggggaggtgggtaggggaatgggtgaaatgaGTGATGGAGATTAAGGTGTCCACTTGTCCTGTTGAGCATCAGTGTTGTAtaaaagtgttgaatcactaaattgtacacctgaaattacactgtatgttaactggaatttaagtaaaaacatttaaaaacccaATCCTATACATTATTCCATATTCACCATGATAAATACAGCTTTTAATTTTATAGAATGATACACTCCAAGGGAGAACAGAAAGCAATAATTaactaaattttactttttctatttcttttttttacagggGGGAAGgccagggggagaaggagagagagaatctcaagcagactccgtgcccAGCAcatgagcctgacacagggtttgatctcacaaccctgagatcatgatctgagccaaaatcaggagtccaacacttaaccaactgaaccatccaggtgccccatttgtttctctatttcttgaCTCCATCTGTTTTATTGCTgacttctttcacatttttaaggaaacttcTTTTCCAATGCTATGTTATCTTGTTCCACATCTCAAAGTGAGACGGAAGGTTTCCtaatttgttttacaaaatagCAAAACACAGAAAATCTTCAAATCAGCAAGGGAAAAACAACTTGTTATGAGGAACTCCCATAACACTATCAactgatttttcagcaaaaactttGCAGGGCAGATGAGAGTGGCACAATATACccaaagtgttgaaagaaaaaagaaacctgggatccctgggtggcgcagcggtttggcgcctgcctttggcccagggcgcgatcctggagacccgggatcgaatcccacgtcgggctcccggtgcatggagcctgcttctccctctgcctgtgtctctgcgcctctctctctctgtgactatcataaataaataaaaatttaaaaaaaaaggtaaaaaaaaaaaaagaaaaaagaaaccttccAACCAAGATACTCTTCCCAGCAAAGTCATGGCTCAGAATTGAAGGAAAGATAAATGGTTTTCCAGACAAGCACAAGGTCAAGATGTTCATCACCACTGAACTGGCCAGAAATGTTATAGGGATTTCCTTAAGAAAGCACACTAAttagtaacaagaaaacatatgaaagtataaatctcaccagtaaaattaaatgtatagtAAAGGTAGTGGATTAATTgcttataaagctagtatgaaagttaaagacaaaagaaataaatataactaaGTATAAAACACACAAGATACTTATTAAATGGAGTAACAATATATTTGTGACTAATGTCATTTATAAACTTAGTACTTGATGTTAATTAAATCTTCCATTAATAGGAGCAACATTTGAAAAATGCCAAAAGGAGGAAATTCCAAATCATTCTTATGGAACAAGCACACAAAGATGTTATACAcccaaccccaccaccaccaccaaacccAATTCTGCCTCTTTACCACTTATACCAGTGACTGCTTTCttcaaacacaaaatgaaataactgCCTCAGACTTCCCTTGGAGCAAGAGAAGCTGCTGGATATGGCCCTAAAACGGACCCTGGTCCTGGCCCTCCCACTACATCCCTGGCTGCAACCCTGGCTTGGGATCGCACTTCCTCATCTCTCAAGGCTTCCTCATACCAGACAGGAAAGGCACTAGGGATGGTATCATTGACCTTGGCCAAAAACTCTAAGATTTTCATCTTGCTGGTTTCAGCATGGGCCCTGGAACCCCACAGGAACTCGTAGCAGGCAGGGTCGCTGCCCGCCACCTGCCAGTACTCCAGGTAGCCTTCCTGCACCCAGATTTTGGTGAGgagctccctgggctccccatAGATGAAGTGCTCCTGACTATCGTACACCCCCATGACTCCCAGCACTTCCCAGACATCCTCCTCAGGGGCACAGTTGCCATCCATAAAGATCACACCAAGGATATTTATCAAGAGGCCAGTCTTGGGCACACTCTGCTCACTGCTTGGCATCTcattgcaggtgaggcccagggcagTAACTAAGACATAGGCATGATCACTGGAATCCACTTCCCTCACATCAACACCAAAGACCAATTGCATGCACTCAAAGGCTTGGCTGAAGATCACAGGGAAGAGCTCCTGGTAATCTTGGCTGACAGTTTTCAGCATTTCTGCCTGTGTGGTCAGCTCCTTTGTTCTATACTTGAGAAGCAGGAATGCCACCAGGTCAGCTACCTTATCATCTATGGCATCTTCAAGTAAGAGCACAGTTTCTGGCAGGGCCTGCAAAGTGTTTGGCTCCTCCTCTTCTTGGCTTCTGGAACCCTGATCTGATCTGATTGATGGAGTGACTTCCAtggcagtgggggaggagcaggctctctgaggACTCTGGAGAAGACCTGGTGATCCAGAAGCAGCAGAAATCTTTGTAGTGCCTGAGATCAGAAAGTaacagaaggaagaggaagaggagaaataggaagaggaggatgagaaggaagaagagaaagagaaaggggaggaataggaggagaagaaggaggttGCATTCTCCTTAGCTTCAGGAACCTGTGTCCCCAAAAGACCCTATGTCACACTTTGGGACTAAAGGTGCTCTTCAAGCATGTGACACCAACACTTTGGAGTGGGAATCATGATTACTGTTGGCAAGAGTATGCACAGGAGGGGGGTGATGGGACCTATGGGCTTGcgggagagagggagcatgagggGTCTCAGCTGAGAAACACATCCTTGGTGACTCTAACCTTTGTTAGATGCCTTTGCATCTCAGGAATCTCCCCTTTAGGGGTGCTCTAGAGTCTCAAAGGGGTCTCTCCTCTTGGGAGGCCTGTCCCCTGAGAACCTGAAGAAAGAAGTGAGCCAGTTCCTCGTGCAGCCAGCAGGGTCTGAGGTTCTGGGACTGACAATGAGCTTTGGTGGGCTTGGGTGCTGTAGGGTCCCCTCTGTTCTGGGATGGGGAAACCCCTGGCTCCACATTAGAGCATCACCTCACCTTGACTCCTGGCATTGCCCGGTCCTCCTCGGCTCTTTGACCTGAGAATGCATGTCTTACACTGAGGCCAAGGCCCTATTACCCAATTCCTGGATCCCCTGTAAAAGGGAGGGAAAGGGCATGTGAAAGTGCAGACTGCGAGCACAGCCCTACACCCCAAGTGCTGACAGGAGGGCTGGGCCAGACTCTGTGAGGTCCCCAAAAATTCAGTCTAGATAGTCCCCTCCATGCTCATTCAGAAGACCCACCTTTCCCCTGACAGGATGTGAACCCCTTCCTTCTGCCGGCCTGAGACAAAACTCTCAGAACAAGACCTCTGATACTGAACAAAAGGAAGTGAGGGGAAGCCACATCTGGACATACCTGCAAAGGTTTTTCAGGGGGAACAGCAAGGGGCAGCCAAGCACTGTGGAGTCCATCTGTCCTgggactgggggcggggggggaatgCATGCTCTGTCCCTATGTTGATGCATAGCAGGGCTTCCCTCTCTTATCCTGAGGCCGCTCTCTTTAAATGAAAGTCTCACATTTATGTGAGACCAAAGATGGAAGAGAGGGAGCACCACAGCTTTAGGTCCTCCCATGGCTGACAGAAATGGGCAGGAAGGGCTGAGGTTTCATGTATTCTTACATGGATTTACCCAGTCCTTTCTCATGGTCCTCACTGTCTCCTGATAAAGCCTGGGCCCTTTCCATCTGTTCACCACAGTACAGCCCTCTATGCTGAACCCTCACTTCCCTCAGATGCTTAAGCAGGAACTCAGTTAACACATTGGCAACCCCTCCCTGATTCCTGCCTGGGACCTGCTGGGGCTGACAGCTGTGACCCGATTCTGAGAGCCCCCTCTATTCTGGGGTCAAGGGTCCCCTCAGTCCTACCTTGGGGTCTTCACCCTGACTCCTGGCAGGACATAGGCTGTCCTCTCTCCTGACTTGTCATCCTGCTCCTTACACCAGGACTCCTGACTCTCTGAGACCCAGATGTGGAAATCTGGACTCCCTACATGTCCCTGTCTCCACCTCTCCCGACCAGGAACTTTCCTGGACTGACTCTGTTTTGGGGTCCAGGGTCCCTCAAACCttcctctgcatcttcaccaggaATCCCAGCAGGACCTGGACCCTCCCCTCTGACTACTTGAGGCCCTACTCCTGACAACAGGCCCTTAGTCTCTCAGAGACCAGGATGTGGAACTGGCCAGATTGGCCGCATGTCCCCATCCCATCCAGGAGCCTTCCTAGACAGACACTGGGACCTAACCTCTGTGTGGTCGCCTCTGTCCTCCTTCAGGGTTCATACTTTGACTCCAATTAGCTCCTGGGCCCTTTCCTCTGACCACCTGAGGTTTGATCCTTACATGAGGCCCTTATTCTGAGACCCGGATGCGGAAGTCTGGACTCACCCTGTGTTCCTATCCCCCCGCAACGGACCTTCCCAGGACTGACTCCACTGGCGTGCAGGGTCTACCCCTCATCCTCCCTCTGCATCCTCGCCGGGAATCCCGGCAGCACCCGGGGCCCTCCCCTGTGCCCACTTGTCCAAGGCCCTGCACCTGAAGCCAGGGGCCCCCAGTCTCTCGGGAGACCCGGATGTGGAAGTCTGGCCGCCCGGCGGCCCGCCCGAAGGCAGGTCCCCAGCCTGCCCAGGGGGCCTCCCAGGCCTCCCATCCCTGGCGACCTCCTGCCAGGTCCCCTCtgtcctgggctccagggcccccgcccccacaggcactccctgtgcccctccccccctcaggCCCTGGCAAACCTCCCTCCGGATGGGCTCCTGAGCTCCCTGGGCTcgggtccccacccccaccccccgaggcGCATTTCCCCGGGGGCCGCGTGTGTCCGGCCTCCCCAGGgcggccccccagccccgaggCGGGGGCccagtgcctctctctctctctctctctctctctctctctcggggaGGGCGGGCCGTGGGTTGAGGCatgatggtggggtgggggaccccGGGGGACCCCCGCAGTTCTCCCTCAGGTCCTCACCCCGCTCCGGGGAGGGCCGGGTCCCGTCCTGCCTCCGGGGACCCGAGGCCACTGCCCCAGGCCCCGGCATCCAGGCCTCAGCTCGACGCCGCGGCCCcgccttccccccctccccccgtcgTCTCTCGGGGTTACCAGCATGGCCGCCTGGCTCCCGGAGGCCCCCCGCCATCCTCCGGGCCCCCTCCCGGGGCTACCTGCTCGCCTGGCTGCTGCTAGGCCCGCGCATGGCCTCCTTTCCTCCGCTGGGGACCCCAATCCCGCCTCCCAGCCTAAGTCTCTCCACTCTCTCAGATCTCCGAGGCGGAAGTCGGCCCACGTCACATCCGGACCCGGTTGCGGGCTAACAGCATGTAGCGCAGAGATGGGTTCCGGGGTGTGATAGgtggagggagtggagggagggaagggcggGGGTCCATCTGTCCTCTTTGGGGTCCTCACCTTGACTCTAGCAGGGTtgggcccctgccccctgcacaccTTGGAGTCTGTAAGCTTCACATCATGGCTCTCACTCCCCAAGTTCCCTGGGGAGATGGAGAGTGAGTGAGTATATTTTCCTACATGCAAACGTTAAGACATACTTTTAGCATGTAATACCTGCCTTATTCATTTTACACTGTTAAAACCCAAGTCTGGGCACCATTCCTACTGAGATGAACACAACTCTCTCAGATTTGAAACAAGACTGAGATACCAAATTGGACAAATCTATTCACTGAAGACAGCCTGAAGGCAGTGACTTCAACCTTGAAAACAGGAAACTGAGGAAAGCTACATGGACACTGGGGAAAagacatgaaataaaattttccctGGTAGTGGCCAATAACAGTGATTTTCATAGAGAAGTTCATAAGGGAAATTTTAGGAGGAAAGTGGATTATTCACATTTTCACAGAAACATAAATACATCAATATTACCTTGGAGAGATTTTAGGTAAGACATACAAAAACTACTTGTATTAATGGTGAATGAAGGGTGGGAGATAACATAATGAACCACTAAAATGGGTGGTCTTGGGGGAAGTTTTGTTGGAAACACTCTTCCTGTCATGTGACCCACCGGAATTAAACCGTTGGGTTGTGAAGAGCAGAGGTCAGTCTGTTTAAAATGGCTCTTTAGAGGTGGTAAAGAAATGTCCCTTTTCTCCAACCAAAGCATCTTGATGTCCTCAAACCCACCCCTCCACACCCACCACGGAGGTGTCAGGATTGTGCTTTGTTATGTCTATGCTGTGTCTTGGCCTACTCAGCACCACCCCTATCCAAGGACAGGTTGGGATAGCTCTTAGCAATGTCTAAGGCTCTTCCCCAGGGCTACCATTGGCTAGAGGAGAGCCTTGCTTACCAATCAAACCCTAGGAGTGTGGCTTCTCATTGTCCTAGAAGTAGGTCACAGCCCTGGGTAGACCACTGGGAAATTTTGACAAGGCAAAGGTGACCAGGAAACCACAAATCCCTAGCAAAGTTGTAGAACAACCAACCCCAAGCatcaaaaggaggaaaaagaggaagatgcCCTCTAACTCAGATTCAGACACAGTCAGTGTCAAGGTGATACGACCACACCCAAGCTCTTTCCCTTACTCTTTAAAACCTCCCCCAAACTCCTACCCTGTTCTTGCCTGGAAGACCCTCTCCTCAGCCTGCTCTCCTTCTCATGAAGCCCTTGTTCCCATCCACCCCCCCATCATCTTTCCTGAAACCATTGTCCTGTTCTCACCTTGTTGTCATTCCAGGTGCCCAAGACAACTTCAAGGgagttcaataataaaaaatcctTTCCAAAAATTCCCACTCCTTCAAGAAAACCTAACAATGCTAGAAGGCTAACACTATGAGGTCTTTATAATAAGCCAAATGTGGGACTGAATCAAAATGAGCCAGGGCAGGACTAAAAGCACGGATAAATTCACCCCTTTAAGAGATGACCTGGACAGCCAGTAGCTTCAGAGGGAGGCCAGAGACCTCAAAACTACCTGTGAAGTCTCCAAAGTCTGACCCCTGAGAAATGCCCAGTGGTTTAGAAGACAAATCTTGCATCTACAGGATATGCCAATAATGATGATTAAAATCAACTAATTGTgaaaagatgtgtgtgtgcacatgtgtgtgttcaTGAATTCTCTGAAtgtggagaggaaagaaggaaagaaggaaataagcaaatatatGAAAAGGGAGAAAGGTGGAGTCCTACAGAGTTGGGAGTCAGATCAGAGAGTCTACAGTAAGCCATATATGGAAGATAAGGACTGGGtgaggtgatgagcactgaaaaaaaaataacaacaacaaaaaaaaacattatattttatcCCATGGGCAAGGAGGAAAAGGGCTTGTTGTTTCTGTTTGTGTGTCTTGGGGGAGCATGGCACAATGTCAAGGCATAGATTGCAAGAACTTATATATAGAATGATATGTATGGGTGGCAGTGAATCCCCCAAAAGGCAGACAAATACATCACATCTAGGTCACTTACATCGTAGtcgtttaaaatttttttttacactttcaaaatgatgaattttatattatgtgaatttgttataaagaaaaatttacagcatctaaaaaaagggggggggaggaaatATATAGCCATGGTAGAAAACTTGAGAAATATatgagtaaaaagaagaaaatcatcctTAAATTTGTAATCTGTGCAATTACCATGGTTAATGTTTAGTTTTATTCTGGACACACGCAACCTATATATGTGTACGCATATATACTTATGCGTAAAAACCACCTATAGacagggaccataagggaaaggagggaaactgagtggggaaaaattaaagaggaagacaaaccatgagagactctgaactctgggaaacaggGTTGCGGAAGGGccactgaggagggcacatgatgaaatgagcactgggtgtcatactatatgttggcaaattgaatttaaataaaatatttatttatttttttaatactaaattaattttttattggtgttcagtttgccaacatacagaaaaacacccagtgctcatcccgtcaagtgcccctctcagtgcccatcacccattcaccccaccccccgccctcctccccttccaccacccctagttcgtttcccagagttaggagtctttatgttctgtctccctttctgatatttcctacccatttcttctcccttcccttctattccctttcactattatctatattccccaaatgaatgagaccatataatgtttgtccttctccgattgacttatttcactcagcataataccctccagttccatccacattgaagcaaatggtgggtaaaattttttttttgtatttcactcTATGCTGTAAGCAACTGAAGGCCCTCAAAATAACCAAAAACCTTATACTACTGAAAATCAATATTAGTACTCCCCAGCATTAACATCATAGTGTTTGGACACTCAAATCTAACACCaattaggtcatttttttttttgctaagaaaTTTGAATTAAATAGTAGCCCTCCAAAGGCAGGGCAATTGGAGTGGTTCACACCCAGTGCAGGCAATAAACTGCagacaacttttaaaattaaatttataaaattgagatcattgtagattcacatgcaatcataaataataaaaggagatTCTTTGTACCCTTTATCCAGTTCCACTAATGGTAACTTAATATAAATTGTGGTAGTATAGTATCAAAACTGGGATATTGacataaatacagaatatttccatcatttcaAGAATCCCTCATATTGCCCACTTATGGACACATCCACTTCCTTCCTATCTCCACTCCTTCTTTAACTTCTAGCAACCAGtcatctgttctccatttctatattactgtcatttcaagaaaattatataaattgaatGGCACATACGTTGTAggaattggcttttttcactcagcattattcTCTGCAGATTTATCCAGGTCTTTGTTGTATATATCAGTAGTTCatgtctttttattgctgaatagtattctatggtatgtatgtaccacagtttgtttgaCCATTACTCCATTTGAAAGTTATCAGATTGTTTCTGCcgtttggctattatgaataaaactgttcTGGATAAATATATACAGGCTCTGGGTGAAAATAAGTTTTCACTTCTCAGGACAAATGCTCAGGAATAtatgggtcatatggtagttgtgtgtttcatttttttaatttttttatttaaattcaattaattaacatctGGTGTGTTATTAGATTCAGAGGTAGAGTTCGGTGGTTCATcagtcttgttttttatttatttattcatgaaagacacacacacacagagagagagagagagagagagagagagacaggcagagggagaagcaggcttccagcaagGAACACAATGCAGGATTCAatactggatcccaggatcacaccctgagtcgaaggcagatgctcaaccgctgagccacccaagtgtcccagtgattcatcagtctgaatgatttttacttttactcagtgctcattaccttgagtaccctccttaataccccatctccccctcccttcccctccatcaaccctcggtttgtttgtctccctctctgatttcatcttgttttatttttccctccattttcctatgatactctgttttgtttcttaaattccacatatgagtgagatcatataataaaattatctttctctgattgacttatttcacttagcttaataccctctaattctatccatgttgcaaatggcaag
This genomic window contains:
- the LOC140627551 gene encoding melanoma-associated antigen 10-like; the protein is MDSTVLGCPLLFPLKNLCRGSRNWVIGPWPQCKTCILRSKSRGGPGNARSQGTTKISAASGSPGLLQSPQRACSSPTAMEVTPSIRSDQGSRSQEEEEPNTLQALPETVLLLEDAIDDKVADLVAFLLLKYRTKELTTQAEMLKTVSQDYQELFPVIFSQAFECMQLVFGVDVREVDSSDHAYVLVTALGLTCNEMPSSEQSVPKTGLLINILGVIFMDGNCAPEEDVWEVLGVMGVYDSQEHFIYGEPRELLTKIWVQEGYLEYWQVAGSDPACYEFLWGSRAHAETSKMKILEFLAKVNDTIPSAFPVWYEEALRDEEVRSQARVAARDVVGGPGPGSVLGPYPAASLAPREV